The following is a genomic window from Amycolatopsis acidiphila.
CCGCGCCAGGTAGTCGACGCTCGCCGCCAGACTCCGTTCCAGCGGGCCGAGCTCGACCTGGGGCCGCTGCCCGTCCAGCAGGTCCCCGATGGCGCGCAGCACCGCACTGGTGTCGGCGAGCAGCTGCCGTTCCACCTCGGGCACGCGCCTCAGATCGCCGTATTCGCGCAGGCTGTCGGTGACCACGAACGTGCACCACTCCAGCAGCCCGACCAGGCTGTCGAGCGCCTGGTCCGCCGTCGCCAGCCCGGTCGGCCGGTACGGGGTCGACGTGAACGTCGCCATCAGCTCGTGCTTCGCCTCGATCGACGCGGTGCGGTACCGCGAATCGGCGTCCCCGCGCAGCGACGCCTCCAGCTGGCCGGCGAGCGCGCGGGCACTGCGCGCGGCGGCGGTCCGCACCGCGAAGCCCGGCAAGCGCGGGGAGAACACGAGCACCGCGATCGTGCCCGCCACCGAAGCCAGCCACCAGCCTTCGAGGCGCTCCGGAACCATGCTCATCGTCCCCGGCGAAGCGGCGGGCAGGACGTAGGCGAGCAACGCGGCCGTGCCCGCCGACGCCGCGTTCGGCCCGCCCACTCCGGCGAACAGCACCACGAACGCCACCGGGATCGTCACCAGCGATGCCAGCACGATCGACGAGTTCACCGCGGTGCCGATCACCAGCAGCACGCTCCCGGTCACCGCCAGCCCGAGGTGCGCCAGCAGCTTGTCCCGCCACCCGCCGCCGAAGGCGGCCAGCACGAGCGTCGCGAACCCGCCGAACGCCGCGAAGGTCGCCAACTGCAGGTCGCCGATCACCGTGTACCCCAGGGCGAACATCCCCGGCACCACGACCGTCGCCCGCACCGCGCGCATCGCCGCGGCCTTCGACCACACCGGCAGCCATCCCGGCCGCACGTGAGCGGCCGGGGGCAGCGGGCGCACCGGGTCGGCCTGCACCGCCGGGCTGCTGGTCATCGCCCGATCATAGGACCGTGGCACGGGCCCGTCACCGTCTCCGGCCGGGCGCGCGGACTAATCGGCGGGGCATCGCCGTTAGGGTGGGTGACACGTCAACGAATGGGAACGGGCACGATGGAACTCGGCATCTACAGCTTCGGCGACCGCCACGCCGACCCCCGCACGGGCGAGCAGGTCCCGGTGGCGGACAAGCTCGCGCAGACCCTCGACCGCATCAAGCTCGCCGACGAGCTGGGACTGTCGTTCTACGGCCTCGGCGAGCACCACCTCGACCAGTACGCCATCTCCAGCCCCGGCACCGTCCTCGCCGCCGCCGCGAGCATCACCCGGCAGATCACCCTCAGCAGCGCCGTCACCGTACTGTCCACAGAGGACCCGGTCCGCCTCTACCAGCAGTTCAGCACGCTCGACCAGCTCAGCCGCGGCCGCGCCGAGCTGCTCGCGGGCCGCGGCTCCTTCACCGAGTCCTTCCCGCTCTACGGCGCGGACCTCGCCGAGTACGACGAGCTGTTCGAGCAGAAGCTCGCGCTGCTGCTGCGCATCGACCGCGAGGACCCCATCACCTGGTCCGGCAAGTACCGGCCACCGCTGGAGAACGCGCGCATCCTGCCCCGCCCGTACCGCGGCCACCTGCGGATCTCCATCGGCACCGGCGGCAACCCTGAGTCCTCCATCCGCGCCGGGCTGCTCGGCCTGCCCGTCGTTTACGCCGTGATCGGCGGTAGCCCCGAACGCTTCGCACCCCTGGTCGAGCTGTACCGCCAAGCCGGCGAGTCCGGCGGCCACGCGAAGCAGGACCTGCATGTCACGATGGGCGCCATCGGTTTTATCGCACGCGACTCGCAGGACGCCAAGGACACCTTCTACCCGTACTGGCTCGAGACGATGAAGTACGGCGCCCGCGCGCGCGGCTGGACCGTGCCCACCCGCGCGCACTACGACGAGTGGACCCGCGACGCCCAGGCGATCTTCGCCGGCAGCCCGCGGGAGGTCGCCGACCGCATCATCAGCGTCGCCAGGCTCACCGGCGCCGACCGGTACGCGATGCAGATGGACTGGTCCGGCGTACCGCACGACAAGGTGATGACCGCGATCGAGCTGCTGGGCACCGAGGTCCTGCCCCAGGTGCGCAAGGAGCTGGGCGACTGAGGGCGAACCGCGGCCCGCGTCGCCCCGTGTCACGGGTGTAGCGCGCTAGGCTCACCCGATCGCGAAGAGGTGCCGCCATGCCCGACCCCGCCTCCACCATCCGCCGCCGGGTGCTGCTCGGCGGCGCGGCCGCGCTCGGTGTCGCCGCACTGACCGGCGTCGCCACCCCCACCGGACGCCGTGAGCTGTTCACCCTCGGTGTCGCCTCGGGCGATCCCCTCCCCGACGCCGTGGTGCTGTGGACACGCCTCGCCCCGGACCCGCTCGCCCCGGACGGGCTGGGCGGGATGGCGGCCGCCCCCGTGCCCGTCGGCTGGCAGGTCGCCGCCGACGAGTCGTTCAGCCAGGTCGTGCGGTCGGGAACCACGGTGGCACAAGGGGAACAGGCCCATTCGGTGCACGTCGAGGTCGCCGGGCTGCGTCCTGGCTCGGAGTACTTCTACCGCTTCCGCGCGGGCAACGAGCTGAGCCCGGTCGGCCGCACGAAGACCGCGCCCCCGCCCGGCGCCCGCCTGGACCGCTTCGCGTTCGCCTTCGCCAGCTGCCAGCACTACGCCGACGGGTTCTACAACGCCTACGCCCACCTCGCGCGCCAAGACTTCGACCTGGTGGTGTTCCTCGGCGACTACATCTACGAGGGCGGCTCGCAGGGCAGCATCGGCCGCGGCCACCGGCCCGCCCGCGACGTCCGCACCCTCGCCGACTACCGCGTCCGCTTCGCCCAGTACAAGACCGACACCGACTTGCAGGCCGCGCACGCCGCGTTTCCCTGGGTCGCGGTGTTCGAC
Proteins encoded in this region:
- a CDS encoding LLM class flavin-dependent oxidoreductase, producing the protein MELGIYSFGDRHADPRTGEQVPVADKLAQTLDRIKLADELGLSFYGLGEHHLDQYAISSPGTVLAAAASITRQITLSSAVTVLSTEDPVRLYQQFSTLDQLSRGRAELLAGRGSFTESFPLYGADLAEYDELFEQKLALLLRIDREDPITWSGKYRPPLENARILPRPYRGHLRISIGTGGNPESSIRAGLLGLPVVYAVIGGSPERFAPLVELYRQAGESGGHAKQDLHVTMGAIGFIARDSQDAKDTFYPYWLETMKYGARARGWTVPTRAHYDEWTRDAQAIFAGSPREVADRIISVARLTGADRYAMQMDWSGVPHDKVMTAIELLGTEVLPQVRKELGD